From Chelatococcus sp. YT9, a single genomic window includes:
- the tsf gene encoding translation elongation factor Ts: MASISAAMVKELRDKTGAGMMDCKTALTETGGDVEAAVDWLRKKGLSKAAKKSGRVAAEGLVAVALAGNKGVVVEINSETDFVARNEQFQQLARTIAQVALDTGTDIEALKAAAYPGGGTVQDALSSAIATIGENMTPRRAASLAVPEGVVSAYLHNTSGEGLGRIGVIVALASTANKDELATLARQIAMHVAATNPVALDASGVPAETVEREKAILADKHAGKPANVIEKIVDSGMKTYFKEVTLLEQPFIHDQSKTISQVLKEAEGRLGAPVKLEGFVRYGLGEGIEKEEADFAAEVAAAAGSQG; this comes from the coding sequence ATGGCCAGCATTAGCGCGGCGATGGTGAAAGAGCTCCGCGACAAGACCGGCGCGGGCATGATGGACTGCAAGACGGCGCTCACCGAGACGGGCGGCGACGTCGAGGCGGCGGTGGATTGGCTGCGGAAGAAGGGACTGTCCAAGGCCGCCAAGAAGTCCGGCCGCGTGGCGGCCGAAGGCCTTGTTGCCGTGGCACTCGCCGGCAACAAGGGCGTGGTCGTCGAGATCAACTCGGAAACCGACTTCGTGGCGCGCAACGAGCAGTTCCAGCAGCTTGCCCGGACGATCGCGCAGGTCGCTCTCGACACCGGCACCGACATCGAGGCGCTGAAGGCTGCTGCCTATCCCGGCGGTGGGACGGTGCAGGACGCGCTGTCGAGCGCCATCGCCACGATCGGCGAGAACATGACTCCCCGCCGGGCGGCTAGTCTCGCGGTGCCCGAGGGCGTGGTCTCTGCCTACCTGCACAACACGTCCGGCGAGGGCCTGGGCCGCATTGGCGTGATCGTGGCGCTCGCCTCGACCGCCAACAAGGACGAGCTCGCAACACTTGCCCGTCAGATCGCGATGCATGTCGCGGCGACCAATCCGGTGGCGCTCGATGCCAGCGGCGTTCCGGCTGAGACGGTCGAGCGCGAGAAGGCGATCCTTGCCGACAAGCATGCGGGCAAGCCCGCCAATGTCATCGAGAAGATCGTCGACAGCGGCATGAAGACCTACTTCAAGGAAGTGACCCTTCTGGAGCAGCCCTTCATCCACGACCAGTCCAAGACGATCTCTCAGGTGCTCAAGGAGGCCGAAGGGCGCTTGGGAGCTCCTGTGAAGCTCGAAGGCTTTGTCCGCTACGGCTTGGGCGAAGGCATCGAGAAAGAGGAAGCCGATTTCGCCGCCGAAGTGGCGGCGGCGGCGGGAAGCCAAGGCTGA
- the pyrH gene encoding UMP kinase, which yields MRIKRALIKLSGEVLAGSAGAGLHGETLTQIAADIATAAKKGHEIAIVVGGGNFFRGVQGLNKGLDRPTADSIGMLGTVMNALALEHAIEAAGVPARAMSAVPMPSLCESYARRRALDHLAHGKVVVLGGGLGNPYFTTDTPAVLRAAELDCEALLKATNVDGVYTADPKKDPAASRFDSLTHDEAIALNLKVMDTAAFALAREAGLPIVVFSILDSGAIGQVLEGSGRATIVAP from the coding sequence ATGCGGATCAAACGGGCGCTCATCAAACTGTCGGGCGAGGTTTTGGCCGGAAGTGCCGGTGCCGGCCTGCACGGCGAGACGTTGACGCAAATCGCTGCCGATATCGCGACAGCCGCCAAGAAGGGCCATGAGATCGCGATCGTCGTCGGCGGAGGCAATTTCTTCCGCGGCGTTCAAGGGTTGAACAAGGGGCTTGACCGCCCAACGGCTGATTCCATCGGCATGCTTGGCACCGTAATGAACGCCTTGGCATTGGAACACGCGATCGAGGCCGCCGGCGTTCCCGCCCGCGCCATGTCCGCCGTGCCCATGCCATCGCTCTGCGAGAGCTATGCGAGACGGCGCGCGCTCGATCATCTGGCCCATGGCAAGGTGGTGGTGCTCGGCGGCGGGCTGGGCAATCCCTATTTCACAACCGACACGCCTGCGGTGCTGCGGGCGGCCGAACTCGACTGCGAGGCCCTGCTCAAGGCAACGAATGTGGATGGGGTCTATACCGCCGACCCGAAAAAGGACCCGGCGGCATCGCGCTTTGACAGCTTGACCCACGACGAGGCAATCGCCCTGAACCTCAAGGTCATGGATACGGCTGCTTTCGCGCTGGCGCGCGAAGCCGGCCTGCCCATCGTGGTCTTTTCCATTCTCGATTCCGGCGCCATCGGCCAGGTGCTCGAAGGCAGCGGTCGCGCCACGATCGTGGCGCCCTAG
- the frr gene encoding ribosome recycling factor, translating into MTATSFDLSDVKRRMQGAVQAFRHDLGSLRTGRASPTLLDPLQIDAYGALMPITQVATVSVPEPRLISVQVWDRGMVSAVEKAIRESDLGLNPQTEGQVIRLRIPEMNEQRRKEMVKVAHKYAEEARVAARHVRRDGLDVLKKLVKDGNLSEDEQTRQADQVQKATDQTITEIDQLLVAKEKEIMQV; encoded by the coding sequence ATGACTGCCACGTCTTTCGACCTTTCAGACGTCAAGCGGCGCATGCAGGGTGCCGTACAGGCCTTTCGTCATGACCTGGGAAGCCTCAGGACCGGCCGTGCCTCCCCCACGCTTCTTGATCCCCTGCAGATTGACGCTTACGGCGCGCTCATGCCGATCACCCAGGTCGCGACGGTCAGCGTGCCGGAGCCGCGGCTGATCAGTGTCCAGGTGTGGGACCGCGGCATGGTTTCGGCCGTCGAGAAGGCCATCCGCGAATCCGACCTCGGTCTTAACCCGCAGACCGAAGGTCAGGTTATCCGTCTGCGCATTCCCGAGATGAACGAGCAGCGCCGCAAGGAGATGGTCAAGGTCGCCCATAAATATGCCGAGGAAGCGCGGGTCGCGGCACGCCATGTGCGACGCGATGGGCTGGACGTGTTGAAGAAGCTCGTCAAGGACGGCAACCTGAGCGAGGACGAGCAGACCCGCCAGGCCGATCAGGTACAGAAGGCGACGGACCAGACGATCACTGAGATCGACCAGCTTCTGGTCGCCAAGGAAAAGGAAATCATGCAGGTCTGA
- a CDS encoding isoprenyl transferase: MSASPEKSVREPAGAGRTQPSVPRHVAIIMDGNGRWAARRGLPRFEGHRRGMEALRNAVRVAGDLGISYLTVYGFSSENWSRPAAEVADLMGLLRHFVRRDLADLHRNNVRVRIIGSDEGLAPDLVGLLGEAENLTRNNTALTLVVAFNYGGRQEITQAARRLAADVAAGRLAADDISVERFAEALNTVDIPDPDLVIRTSGEKRLSNFLLWQAAYAELVFTPVLWPDFDRGAFEEALSEYQRRERRFGGLSSAAG; the protein is encoded by the coding sequence ATGAGCGCATCGCCTGAGAAGTCGGTTCGCGAGCCCGCCGGGGCGGGGAGGACCCAACCGTCCGTGCCGCGCCATGTGGCGATCATCATGGATGGCAATGGCCGCTGGGCGGCGCGCCGAGGATTGCCCCGCTTCGAGGGGCATCGCCGGGGCATGGAGGCTCTGCGCAATGCTGTGCGGGTTGCTGGCGATCTCGGCATTTCCTATCTGACGGTCTACGGTTTCTCATCCGAGAACTGGAGCCGGCCCGCGGCCGAGGTCGCGGACTTGATGGGATTGTTGCGCCATTTCGTCAGGCGGGATCTCGCGGATCTTCATCGCAACAATGTCCGTGTCCGCATTATCGGGAGCGACGAGGGTCTTGCTCCCGATCTCGTCGGGCTATTGGGTGAGGCGGAGAACCTCACGCGCAACAACACCGCGTTGACGCTGGTTGTCGCTTTCAACTACGGCGGGCGCCAGGAAATAACACAGGCGGCACGCCGCCTCGCGGCGGACGTCGCGGCTGGTCGCCTTGCAGCCGACGACATTTCCGTCGAACGTTTTGCAGAAGCGCTGAACACCGTGGATATTCCTGATCCTGATCTCGTCATTCGCACGTCAGGGGAGAAACGGCTGTCGAATTTTCTGCTCTGGCAAGCAGCCTACGCGGAGCTCGTATTCACGCCGGTGCTGTGGCCGGATTTCGATCGTGGCGCCTTCGAGGAGGCCCTGTCGGAATATCAACGGCGGGAGCGCCGCTTCGGCGGACTGAGCAGCGCCGCAGGATGA
- a CDS encoding phosphatidate cytidylyltransferase: MTKSNGTAPFERGHPARATSELTLRIASGFVLASVVLTATLWGGLPFVVIWAIAGGGVAYEWLALTEDGEETRRTTRTVFGVLIASSALALHWYGIGPALVVVAGAVIALIVVDRHDARRILRAGGLVYAAVIALVPVAARNTPFGLLTLFWMFGVVWGTDVFAYACGRLIGGPKLWPRVSPKKTWSGFLGGVAAGTVIGWLVLTTPLTGGPAPVPATVMIALSAAAAVLSQAGDLGESVLKRYLGVKDSGHIIPGHGGLMDRLDSFWAVSVFLGCALVASSLWK, translated from the coding sequence ATGACCAAAAGCAACGGAACCGCACCCTTCGAACGCGGCCACCCGGCGAGAGCCACGTCCGAGCTGACGCTCAGGATCGCATCCGGTTTCGTTCTGGCTTCCGTTGTGCTCACGGCAACCCTCTGGGGAGGATTGCCCTTTGTTGTCATCTGGGCAATCGCGGGTGGCGGTGTGGCTTATGAATGGCTCGCCCTGACCGAGGACGGCGAGGAAACCAGACGTACCACGCGCACGGTGTTCGGTGTGTTGATAGCCTCATCGGCGCTCGCCCTTCACTGGTATGGAATCGGCCCCGCGCTCGTCGTGGTCGCGGGTGCCGTCATCGCGCTCATTGTCGTCGATCGACATGATGCGAGGCGGATCTTGCGAGCTGGCGGTCTGGTCTATGCCGCAGTCATCGCCTTGGTGCCCGTCGCCGCAAGGAATACCCCATTCGGCCTTTTGACGCTGTTCTGGATGTTTGGCGTCGTCTGGGGCACCGATGTTTTCGCCTATGCATGCGGAAGGCTGATCGGGGGTCCGAAGCTCTGGCCCCGCGTGAGCCCGAAGAAGACATGGTCCGGCTTTCTCGGCGGTGTTGCCGCCGGCACCGTAATCGGGTGGTTGGTGCTCACAACGCCTCTGACCGGAGGACCGGCGCCGGTGCCCGCTACGGTCATGATTGCCCTTTCCGCTGCCGCCGCCGTGCTCTCCCAAGCGGGGGATCTCGGTGAATCAGTTTTGAAACGCTACCTTGGCGTCAAGGATTCCGGCCATATCATTCCGGGGCACGGTGGTCTGATGGATCGTCTGGACTCCTTCTGGGCGGTCTCCGTCTTTCTGGGATGTGCCCTGGTGGCGAGCTCCCTGTGGAAATGA
- the rseP gene encoding RIP metalloprotease RseP yields the protein MEFLSAMGATATALVGYVVPFLFVLTIVVFIHELGHFLVGRWCGVGVQAFSIGFGRELIGWTDRRGTRWKLSAIPLGGYVKFAGDANAASMPDRDRLDQLTPEERKVSFFHKSVGRRAAIVAAGPVANFLLAIAIFGGAAYFNGRQVLVPKVAAVQENSAAARAGFQAGDIVLAIDGQPIASFNDMQRIVSGRAEEELTFLVDRAGHETRLTATPDLREITTPFGKQRLGMLGLQAASNDPANWHVQRFGLVEAVGVGLSETWFIVTRTYDYVAKLVTGRESTDQLSGPIRIAEVSGKVASMGGIFSLINLAAILSVSIGLINLVPIPLLDGGHLLFYAIEALRGRPLSEAAQEIGFRIGLAIVVMLMLFVTWNDLTHLGLALSQRGT from the coding sequence ATGGAATTTCTAAGCGCCATGGGCGCGACCGCCACCGCCTTGGTGGGCTATGTCGTCCCGTTCCTCTTTGTCCTCACTATCGTGGTCTTCATCCACGAGTTGGGCCATTTCCTGGTGGGGCGCTGGTGCGGGGTCGGCGTGCAGGCTTTCTCGATCGGATTTGGCAGGGAGCTGATCGGCTGGACGGACAGACGCGGAACGCGCTGGAAGCTGTCCGCAATTCCCCTTGGTGGTTATGTGAAGTTTGCTGGCGACGCGAATGCGGCCAGCATGCCGGATCGGGACCGTCTCGATCAACTGACGCCCGAAGAGCGCAAAGTCAGCTTCTTCCATAAATCCGTGGGACGGCGGGCAGCCATCGTTGCGGCCGGTCCCGTCGCTAATTTCCTGCTGGCGATCGCCATTTTTGGCGGTGCGGCTTATTTCAACGGCCGCCAAGTCCTCGTGCCGAAAGTGGCTGCCGTTCAGGAGAACAGCGCGGCAGCCCGGGCCGGTTTCCAGGCCGGCGATATCGTGCTCGCCATTGACGGTCAGCCCATCGCGTCGTTTAACGACATGCAGCGCATTGTCAGCGGCCGCGCGGAGGAAGAGCTTACCTTCCTTGTCGACCGGGCGGGCCATGAGACACGGCTCACGGCGACGCCGGATCTCCGCGAGATCACCACGCCTTTCGGAAAGCAGCGTCTCGGCATGCTGGGACTGCAGGCGGCGTCGAATGATCCCGCCAACTGGCATGTTCAGCGCTTTGGTCTGGTCGAGGCCGTCGGCGTCGGTCTCAGTGAAACCTGGTTCATCGTCACGCGGACCTATGACTATGTGGCGAAACTCGTCACCGGTCGGGAGTCGACGGACCAGCTGTCGGGACCCATCCGGATCGCGGAGGTGTCGGGCAAGGTCGCTTCCATGGGCGGGATCTTCTCGCTCATCAATCTCGCGGCGATTCTTTCAGTCTCGATCGGCCTCATTAATCTCGTTCCGATCCCACTGTTGGATGGTGGGCATTTACTTTTCTACGCCATCGAAGCCCTGCGCGGGCGGCCATTGAGCGAGGCGGCTCAGGAGATCGGTTTCAGGATCGGTCTCGCGATCGTTGTCATGCTAATGTTGTTCGTAACGTGGAATGACCTTACGCATCTTGGGCTTGCGCTCAGTCAACGGGGCACGTGA
- the bamA gene encoding outer membrane protein assembly factor BamA, with the protein MTLTTKRGRHLVKGLRSGLVALPLTAVFAGGALAQSIVVQGNRRVEADTVRSYITSPSNSPAEIRRELMATGMFTNVSVARRGGDVVVTVSENDLINRVAFEGNKKLNKDILGSEVQTKARQPYSQATVDADIARIREIYKQSGRGLASVTARTVDLPNGRIDVVFTIDEGDKTGVKEINFVGNTAYSSSRLRNLMTTTEMNFLSFLKTSDVYDPDRIASDEELIRRYYLKNGYADFRIVSTDVQFDEAKGGYIVTITVEEGQPYKVSGVRVESQIPDVSSEQLQGIVTTSAGDTYNAEAVEKSLDRLTTELGRRGYAFTQVRPAGVRDPDTHTIGIDYVVEEGPRVYIERINIRGNTRTRDYVVRREFDIGEGDAFNKVLIDRALRRLNNLGYFKSVRITNEPGSSPDRVIVNVDVEDQATGQFSVSGGYSTSDGLIGEVAVSESNFLGRGQYVRLAGSWGQRAQGVDFSFTEPYFLGQRMAAGFDLFSKYTDNTNYSRYTNRVTGGQLRLGLPITEDTTVTLRYSLYQSNLKVPNSYDDPFNDCWYPLYGFTGPYPDCIYNGEASVAIKEAAGKTITSLVGATFTYNTLDNIRNPHSGLYVEFKPDVAGLGGDSKFIRATAEARYYRELFDDVVGLVRVQGGHVRAFGDKDLRIVDNFFLGPSLVRGFAPSGIGPRDMNGDSSANALGGTTYFGGSLEVQFPIWGLPRDLGLRGAVFADAGTLFGYDGATNFAPYGVPEYCPAPGTPYTSYTAQPTCVNVLDKKTIRSSVGASLLWQSPLGPLRFDYAWVLSKATGDQTQQFRFSGGTSF; encoded by the coding sequence ATGACGCTGACGACCAAAAGAGGCCGGCACTTGGTAAAAGGGCTCCGTTCTGGACTGGTGGCACTTCCGCTGACGGCAGTTTTTGCTGGAGGCGCTTTGGCGCAGTCGATTGTTGTTCAGGGCAATCGGCGGGTCGAGGCTGACACGGTTCGGTCTTACATCACGAGCCCGTCCAATTCGCCGGCTGAAATCCGTCGCGAGTTGATGGCGACCGGCATGTTCACCAACGTGAGCGTCGCGCGTCGCGGTGGCGACGTCGTCGTGACCGTTTCCGAAAACGACCTCATCAACCGGGTCGCTTTCGAGGGCAACAAGAAGCTCAACAAGGATATCCTCGGTTCCGAGGTGCAGACGAAGGCACGCCAGCCCTACAGCCAGGCCACGGTCGATGCCGACATTGCCCGGATCCGCGAGATCTATAAGCAATCCGGCCGCGGTCTCGCCTCGGTGACCGCGCGGACGGTCGATCTTCCCAATGGCCGTATCGACGTCGTGTTCACCATCGACGAGGGTGATAAGACGGGCGTCAAGGAAATCAATTTCGTCGGCAACACGGCCTATTCGTCGTCGCGTTTGCGGAACCTGATGACGACGACGGAGATGAATTTCCTGTCGTTTCTCAAGACCTCCGACGTTTATGATCCCGACAGGATCGCATCGGACGAAGAGCTGATCCGGCGCTATTACCTTAAGAACGGCTACGCCGACTTCCGTATCGTTTCGACCGACGTCCAGTTCGATGAGGCGAAGGGTGGCTATATCGTCACCATCACGGTGGAAGAGGGGCAGCCCTACAAGGTCAGCGGCGTTCGCGTCGAATCCCAGATCCCCGACGTGTCATCCGAGCAGTTGCAGGGCATCGTCACCACATCCGCAGGCGATACCTATAATGCGGAGGCGGTCGAAAAGTCTCTCGACAGGTTGACAACCGAGCTTGGCCGCCGCGGCTATGCCTTTACCCAGGTCCGTCCTGCGGGCGTGCGCGATCCCGATACGCATACCATCGGCATCGACTATGTCGTGGAGGAGGGGCCGCGCGTTTATATCGAGCGGATCAACATCCGTGGCAACACGCGGACCCGTGACTACGTGGTGCGGCGCGAGTTTGATATCGGCGAGGGCGACGCCTTCAACAAGGTGTTGATCGACCGCGCGCTGCGCCGCCTCAATAATCTGGGCTACTTCAAGTCGGTCCGCATCACCAACGAGCCTGGCTCCAGCCCCGACCGCGTCATCGTGAATGTGGACGTCGAGGATCAGGCGACCGGCCAGTTCTCCGTGTCGGGTGGTTACTCGACCTCGGACGGTCTTATCGGTGAGGTTGCGGTTTCTGAATCGAACTTCCTCGGCCGCGGTCAGTATGTCCGTCTCGCGGGCTCCTGGGGTCAGCGCGCGCAGGGTGTCGACTTCTCGTTCACCGAGCCTTACTTCCTCGGCCAGCGCATGGCTGCCGGCTTCGACCTGTTCTCGAAGTATACGGACAACACCAACTACTCTCGTTACACCAACCGGGTGACGGGTGGTCAGCTTCGCTTGGGTCTGCCGATCACCGAAGATACGACGGTTACGCTGCGTTACTCGCTGTATCAGTCGAACCTCAAGGTGCCGAACAGCTACGACGATCCGTTCAACGACTGCTGGTACCCGCTCTACGGCTTCACCGGCCCCTATCCGGATTGTATCTACAACGGTGAGGCGTCCGTCGCGATCAAGGAAGCCGCCGGCAAGACCATTACGTCTCTCGTCGGTGCGACCTTTACCTACAACACCCTCGACAACATCCGGAATCCGCATTCCGGCCTCTACGTCGAGTTTAAGCCTGACGTTGCGGGTCTCGGTGGCGACTCCAAGTTCATCCGCGCCACCGCCGAGGCTCGCTACTATCGCGAGTTGTTCGACGATGTCGTCGGCTTGGTCCGCGTCCAGGGTGGTCACGTCCGTGCGTTCGGTGACAAGGACCTGCGCATCGTCGACAACTTCTTCCTCGGCCCGTCGCTGGTTCGTGGCTTTGCGCCCTCCGGCATCGGCCCGCGTGACATGAATGGTGACTCGTCGGCCAACGCGCTGGGTGGAACAACCTATTTCGGTGGTTCGCTCGAAGTGCAATTCCCGATCTGGGGGCTGCCGCGTGATCTCGGTCTGCGAGGCGCGGTCTTCGCCGACGCGGGCACGCTGTTCGGCTATGATGGCGCGACCAACTTTGCTCCCTATGGCGTGCCGGAATACTGCCCTGCGCCCGGCACTCCCTACACGAGCTATACGGCGCAGCCGACCTGCGTGAACGTGCTGGACAAGAAGACGATCCGCTCGTCAGTCGGCGCCAGCTTGCTGTGGCAGTCGCCACTTGGTCCCCTGCGCTTCGACTACGCATGGGTGCTCTCCAAGGCAACAGGCGACCAGACACAGCAGTTCCGCTTCTCCGGCGGCACGAGCTTCTAA
- the lpxD gene encoding UDP-3-O-(3-hydroxymyristoyl)glucosamine N-acyltransferase has product MTDPVFFPRMGQPTLAELAASVGVTLPEGVQSDLRISGVASLEWAGPTDVAYMDNPRYVDALAGTRAAACFVSKRFVAKVPPATVALVTSDPYRVFAQVMASLYPSAVRPQSTFAAVGISPGAFVHPGAHLEPGVIVDPGAVIGPDVEIGSGSVIGANAVIGPQCRIGRDVSIGANVSVLNALIGNRVILHGGVRVGQDGFGFAMGAKGHLKVPQIGRVIIQDDVEIGANTTIDRGASRDTVIGEGTKIDNLVQIGHNVVIGRHCVIVSQVGISGSTTIEDFVALGGQVGVIGHVTVGTGAQIAASSNVASDVPPGARWGGTPAKPLRDWFREIKSVEKLASSRDPGDRGGDGA; this is encoded by the coding sequence ATGACAGATCCGGTGTTCTTTCCGCGTATGGGCCAGCCGACCTTGGCTGAGCTGGCTGCATCTGTCGGCGTCACTCTGCCGGAAGGCGTGCAATCGGACTTGCGGATATCCGGCGTAGCATCGCTTGAGTGGGCCGGTCCGACAGATGTCGCCTATATGGACAACCCGCGCTATGTCGATGCGCTGGCGGGGACCCGTGCGGCGGCGTGCTTCGTATCCAAGCGGTTTGTTGCGAAGGTTCCTCCGGCGACTGTCGCTCTTGTGACGTCCGATCCCTACCGCGTCTTCGCGCAGGTGATGGCGAGCCTTTATCCCTCAGCGGTACGCCCCCAATCGACCTTTGCGGCGGTTGGAATATCACCGGGTGCCTTCGTGCATCCCGGCGCACATCTCGAACCGGGCGTGATCGTCGACCCTGGCGCGGTTATCGGGCCCGACGTCGAGATCGGCAGCGGCAGTGTCATCGGCGCCAATGCGGTGATCGGTCCCCAATGCCGGATTGGCCGTGATGTCAGTATCGGCGCCAATGTTTCCGTGCTCAACGCGCTCATCGGCAACCGGGTTATCCTGCATGGCGGCGTGCGGGTCGGGCAGGACGGATTTGGCTTCGCGATGGGCGCGAAAGGACATCTCAAAGTGCCGCAGATCGGACGGGTCATCATTCAAGATGACGTCGAGATCGGCGCCAATACGACGATCGACCGCGGTGCAAGCCGCGACACAGTTATCGGCGAGGGAACCAAGATCGATAATCTCGTCCAGATCGGCCACAATGTGGTCATTGGACGCCATTGCGTCATCGTCTCACAAGTCGGCATTTCTGGTAGCACAACGATCGAGGACTTCGTGGCGCTCGGCGGTCAGGTCGGTGTCATCGGCCATGTCACGGTTGGTACCGGTGCCCAGATCGCGGCCTCCAGCAATGTCGCGAGCGACGTCCCACCTGGGGCGCGCTGGGGTGGCACACCAGCCAAGCCGTTGAGGGATTGGTTTCGGGAGATCAAGTCCGTTGAAAAGCTTGCGTCCAGCCGCGATCCGGGCGACAGGGGTGGCGATGGCGCCTGA
- the fabZ gene encoding 3-hydroxyacyl-ACP dehydratase FabZ, which yields MNDGPDKLETADILQILSYLPHRYPFLLVDKIIEMKGDESCIGIKNVTYNEPQFAGHFPTRPMFPGVFMIEGMAQTAGALCVASKLAQKARPKEVYFMTIDKAKFRKPVGPGDTVEYHMKKINNRRNMWWFRGEAKVDGVLVCEAEVSAMLVVE from the coding sequence ATGAACGATGGGCCGGACAAGCTCGAAACCGCGGATATCCTGCAGATTCTGAGCTATCTGCCGCATCGCTATCCCTTTCTTCTCGTTGATAAGATCATCGAGATGAAGGGTGATGAGTCGTGCATCGGCATCAAGAACGTCACCTATAATGAGCCGCAGTTTGCGGGGCATTTCCCCACGCGGCCAATGTTTCCGGGCGTCTTCATGATCGAGGGCATGGCTCAAACCGCCGGTGCCCTATGCGTGGCATCGAAGCTCGCCCAGAAGGCGCGGCCGAAGGAGGTCTATTTCATGACCATCGATAAGGCCAAGTTTCGGAAGCCAGTCGGGCCGGGCGACACGGTTGAATATCACATGAAGAAAATCAACAACCGCCGCAACATGTGGTGGTTCCGTGGCGAAGCGAAGGTCGACGGCGTTCTCGTTTGCGAGGCGGAAGTCAGCGCCATGCTGGTTGTCGAGTGA
- the lpxA gene encoding acyl-ACP--UDP-N-acetylglucosamine O-acyltransferase, translated as MGAIHPTAIVENGASLGEGVRIGPFCVVGPEATLGDGCELVSHAVVAGRTTIGPRTRIFPFASIGHQPQDLKYRGEASTLTIGSDCLIREGVTINPGTEGGGLETVVGSHCALLANSHIGHDCHVGNHVILSNNVMLAGHVTLGDYVIVGGGAAIIQFARVGSHAFVGGLSGVENDVIPYGMALGNRAHLAGLNIVGLQRRGFSREDIHSLRRAYRLLFAAEGTLMERVEDVAAEFDKLAVVQEVLDFIRIGGKRAICTPREA; from the coding sequence ATGGGCGCTATTCATCCAACCGCCATAGTGGAAAACGGTGCGTCCCTTGGCGAGGGTGTACGTATCGGTCCGTTCTGCGTGGTGGGTCCGGAAGCCACCCTCGGTGACGGCTGCGAGCTTGTCAGCCACGCGGTTGTCGCCGGCCGGACGACGATCGGCCCGCGCACGCGTATATTTCCATTCGCGTCCATCGGTCACCAGCCACAGGATCTGAAGTATCGCGGCGAGGCGTCCACACTGACCATCGGCAGCGACTGCTTGATCCGCGAGGGTGTCACGATCAATCCGGGCACGGAAGGTGGCGGCCTCGAGACCGTGGTCGGCAGCCATTGCGCACTGCTCGCCAATTCACATATCGGCCATGACTGCCATGTCGGCAATCATGTGATCCTCTCCAATAACGTGATGCTCGCGGGGCATGTGACGCTGGGGGATTATGTGATCGTCGGGGGCGGCGCGGCGATCATCCAGTTCGCGCGTGTTGGTTCCCATGCCTTCGTCGGCGGTCTGTCGGGCGTGGAGAATGACGTGATCCCATATGGGATGGCGCTTGGTAACCGCGCACATCTTGCCGGTCTCAATATCGTTGGACTGCAGCGCCGTGGCTTCTCGCGGGAGGATATCCATAGCCTCCGGCGGGCCTATCGCCTCCTCTTCGCCGCGGAAGGGACCCTGATGGAACGGGTTGAGGACGTCGCCGCCGAATTCGACAAGCTCGCGGTCGTTCAGGAGGTGCTGGACTTCATCCGCATCGGCGGGAAGCGGGCTATATGCACGCCGCGAGAGGCGTGA